In Paludibaculum fermentans, the genomic stretch CGTTGTAGATGATGCCATCGTGATGCTGGAGAACATCGTCCGCCACATGGAGAAGGGCGAGACCGCCATGCAGGCCAGCCTGCGCGGCTCGCGGGAGATCGGCTTCACCATCGTTTCGATGACCATCTCGCTGGCCGCCGTTTTCATCCCGCTGCTCTTCATGGGCGGCATCCTGGGCCGGCTCTTCCGCGAATTCGCCGTCTCCATCTGCGTGGCCATCCTCATCTCGGGGATGGTCTCGGTCTCGCTGACCCCGATGCTGTGCAGCCGCTTTCTACGGCCTGTGAACCCGCTCAACCACGGCTGGTTCTACAACATCATCGAGCGCGGCTTTATGGCCATCCACCGGGTCTATGAGCGCAGCCTGGGCTGGGTGCTGCACCACCGGCCTGTGATGCTCGCCATCTTCGTGATTATTCTCGGAGTCACCGGCTGGCTCTTCACCGTCGTGCAGAAAGGCTTCATCCCGGAGGTCGACAGCGACCAGATGGTCGTCACCGTCGAGGCCGCGCAAGGCACGTCGTTCTTCCAAATGGCGAAGTACCAGCAGCGCGTCGGCGAGATCCTGCGCAAGGATCCCAATGTCGACACCATCATGTTGAGCGCCGGCGGTTCGTTCAACTCCAGCGCCAGCTCCGGCCGCCTGATGATCCAGTTGAAGCCGCGCCGCGAACGCGAGCTCAACGTCTTCGAGGTCGTCAACGAACTGCGCCCCAAACTGGCCGCCGTCTCCGGCATTCGCGCCTTCCCCTCCGTGCCCGCCGCCATCCGCATCGGCGGCCGCCGCTCGAAAGCTCAGTACGATTTCACCCTGCAATCGCCCGATACCGCGGAACTCTACGCCGAGGCGACCAAGTTCGAAGCGGTGGTCGCCAAACTGCCCGGCCTGCTCGACGTCTCCTCCGACCTCGAAGTCAAGAACCCGCGCGTCAACGTCACCATCGATCGGGACAAAGCGGCCGCCCTACAGCTGAACCTCCTGCAGGTCCAGAATTCGCTCTACAGCGCCTTCGGTCCGCGCTGGGCCACCACCATCTACTCCTCCATGAGCCAGAACCGCGTGCTCATGGAGCTCCAGCCTAAGTTCCAGGCCCATCCCGACACCATCCCGACTCTGTTCTTCAAATCAGACAACGGAAACGTCGTGCCTTTCCAGTCCTTCGGCAAGATGTACATCGATGCCGGTCCGCTCACCGTCAACCACTCCGGCCAGCTCCCGTCCGTCACCATTTCGTTCAACCTGCGGCCCGGCATGGCTCTCGGCGATGCGGTCGACCTCATTCAGGACGCCGCCATCAGAAACCTGCCGGCGACCATTACCCCCAGCTTCCAGGGCACCGCCAAGGCCTTCCAGGACTCTTTGAAGAACCTGGGCCTGCTGTTGCTGGTTGCCATCCTGGTCGTCTACATCGTGCTGGGTGTCCTCTATGAGAGCTACATCCACCCGCTGACCATCCTCTCCGGCCTGCCCTCGGCCGGCTTCGGGGCGCTGCTCACCCTGCTCATCTTCAACGTCGAATTGAACATCTATGGTTTCGTCGGCATGATCCTGCTCATCGGACTCGTGAAGAAGAACGCGATCATGCAGATCGACTTCGCGCTCGAGGCCGAACGCAAGGAAGGGAAGTCGCCGGCCGAGGCAATCTACGAAGGCTGCCTCACCCGTTTCCGTCCCATCATGATGACCACCATGTCCGCCCTGCTCGGCGCCCTGCCCATCTCGCTGGGTTACGGCGCCGGTGGCGAAGCCCGCCGCCCGCTCGGTCTCACGGTCATGGGTGGCCTCGTCTGCTCCCAATTGCTCACGCTCTATTTGACCCCAGTGGTCTACACCTATATGGCTTCTATCGTGGATCGCTGGCCGTCCCGGCATAAGAAGGCCCCCCTCGACGCGCTCCCGGCCGGAATCACCCCCAGCGGAACTGCCAAATGAACATTTCCGAACTCTTTATCAAACGGCCCATCGCCACCAGCCTTTTCATGTGCGCCATCATTCTGTTCGGAATGGTGGCCTACCGCTCCCTCGCGGTCAGCGATTTGCCCAACGTGGATTTCCCCACGTTGCTGGTCACGGCCAGCCTGCCCGGCGCTAATCCGGAAACCATGGCTTCCGCCGTCGCCACCCCGATGGAGAACCAGTTCTCGACCATCGCCGGCCTGAACTCGATGACCTCGGTGAACTCGCAGGGCGCCACCCAGATCACGCTGGAATTCGACCTCAGCCGCAGCCTCGATGGAGCCGCCGTCGACGTCCAGGCGGCCATTACCCAGGCTTCGCGCCTGCTGCCGCCCGGCATGCCCACGCCGCCGACGTTCACCAAGGTGAACCCGGCCGACCAGCCCATCCTCTATCTGGCGCTTACCTCCACCACGCTGCCGCTGTATACCCTCGACGAATACGCCGAAACCCGCATCGCCCAGCGCATCTCCATGGTCAGCGGAGTCGCGCAGGTGCAGGTGCTGGGCGCGCAGAAGTACGCCGTCCACGTGCAGATGGATCCCCAGAAACTGGCCGCGCACCAGGTGGGCATCAACGAGATCGAAACCGCGCTCAAGAACTGGAACGTCAACCTGCCGGCCGGCTCCATCATCGGACCCCAGCGCGCATTCACCCTGCAGGCCTCCGGCCAGTTGACGAACGCGCCCGCCTACCGGCCCCTCGTCGTCTCCTATCGCAAGGGCACGCCGGTGCGGCTGGAGGAACTCGGCCAGGTCATCGACGGTGTCGAAGACGACAAGACGGCCTCCTGGTTCTACCGCCACGGCCCCGGTCATCGCGCCGTCGTCCTCGCCATCCAGCGCCAGCCCGGCACCAATACCATCGCCGTCACCGATGCGATCAAGCATCTCATCCCCCTGTTCCAGTCCGAGCTGCCGCCCTCGGTGAAGATGGAGATCTTCTACGACCGCTCCGACACGATTCGCGAGTCCTATGACGACGTCCAGTTCACGATGATCCTCACTCTCGGCCTGGTCGTCATGGTTATCTTCCTCTTCCTGAGGAACTTCTCCGCCACTGTGATTCCCAGCCTGGCGCTGCCGTTCTCGGTCATCGGCACCTTCGCCGTCATGTACCTGCTGGACTACAGCCTCGACAACCTGTCGATGATGGCGCTCATCCTCTCCATCGGTTTCGTCGTCGACGACGCCATCGTGATGCTCGAGAACATCGTGCGCCACATCGAGATGGGTGAGGAACCCATGGCCGCTGCCCTCAAGGGCTCCAAGGAGATCGGCTTCACCATCGTCTCCATGACCCTCTCCCTGGCCGCCGTGTTCATCCCCGTCCTATTCATGGGCGGCGTGCTGGGCCGCCTGTTCAAGGAGTTCGCGGTCACCATCTGCGTGTCGATCCTGATCTCCGGCGTCGTCTCCGTCACCCTGACACCGATGCTCTGCAGCCGCTTCCTGCGCGCCGCGCATCATCAGTCCAAGGGCTGGTTCTACAACTCGACCGAGCGCTTCTTCGAGGGCATGCTGCGGCTCTACGACAATAGCCTCCAGGTGGTCCTGCGCTTCCGCCGCGCCACGCTGGCCGTCAGCTTCGTGGTGCTGATCATCACTGGCTGGATGTTTGTCGACATTCCCAAGGGCTTCATCCCAGACCAGGATACGGATCAGATGCTGGTCACCACCGAAGCCGCGCAGGGTACCTCTTTCTACCAGATGGTGAAGTACCAGCAGGCCATCGCCGAGGAAGTGCAGGCCGACCCCAACGTCGACTCGCTGGTCTCGAGCATCGGCGGCAACACCTCCACCACGCTCGGCGGCCCCAACTTCGGCCAGATGATCGTCCATCTCAAGCCGCGGCACGACCGCAAGATGCTGGTGAACGAGGTCATCGACAATCTGCGACCCAAACTCACCCAATTCCCGGGCATGAAGGTCTACATCCAGAACCCGCCGGCCATCCAGATCGGCGGCCAGGTGACCAAGAGCATCTACCAGTTCTCCATGCAGTCTCCTGACAAGGAAGAGCTCTACAAGGCATCGCGCAAAATGGAAGCCGAGATCGCCGCAATGCCCGGCCTGGAAGACGTCACCAGCAACCTGCTGGTGCAAAGCCCCCAGATCCACGTAAACATCGACCGCGACAAGTCCGCCGCGCTACAGATCAACGCCCAGCAGGTGGAAAACGCCCTATATGACGCCTATGGTCCACGCTGGGTCTCCACCATCTACGCGCCGGTGAACGAGTACAAAGTGCTGTTGGAGCTCATGCCGAAGTACCAGGCCGACCCCAACGCGCTCTCGATGCTCTACCTGAAGACGACCGCCGGCCGGCTCATCCCGCTCGATTCCGTCGCCCAGGTCACCAGCGACACCGGACCCCAGACCGTCAACCACTTCGGCCAGTTGCCCGCCGTCACCATCTCGTTCAACCTGCGCCCCGGTACCAGCCTCGGCGACACGGTGACGCAGATCGAAAAGCTCGCCAAGGAACAGCTTCCACCCACCGTCAGCACCGCCTTCCAGGGCGCGGCCAAGAGCTTCCAGAGCTCGCTCTCCAACCTCTGGCTGCTGCTCATCGTTGCGATCCTTGTGGTCTACATCGTGCTGGGCGTGCTGTACGAAAGCTATATCCACCCGCTGACCATTCTCTCCGGCCTGCCCTCCGCCGGCTTCGGAGCGTTGGTCACGCTCTACATCTTCCATATGGATCTGAACATCTATGCGTTCGTCGGACTCATCATGCTCATTGGCATCGTGAAGAAGAACGCCATCATGCAGATCGATTTCGCGCTCGACGCCGAACGGCACCAGGGCATGAGCGCCGGAGAAGCCATCTACCAGGGCTGCCTCATCCGCTTCCGTCCCATCATGATGACCACCATGGCCGCGCTGCTGGGCGCCGTGCCCATCGCGCTCGGCTACGGCGCGGGCGGCGAGGCTCGTCAGCCGCTGGGCCTGGCGGTCGTCGGCGGCCTGCTGTTCTCCCAGCTCGTCACGCTCTACCTGACCCCCGTGGTCTACACGTACATGGCCGGCCTGCAGGACTGGCTGCGCCGCCGCAAGGGCGCCGATAGCGTTCCCGAGCCCATCCCGACCAGCTATTAACCAAACCCGAGCCGCGACCAAACCCGAAGCGCGAACAAACAAGGTGGGACGGCGGACCCCCTGGTCGGCTCGGGGTCCCCTGACCCCGCACGAGGTCATTCCCGTTCGCCGCAGCCCAACGCGCTCAGAAACGCCCGAGCCTTGTGCCGAGTCTCGGCCAACTCCTGCGCCGGGTCAGACTGCGCCGTAATCCCGCAGCCGGTCTCATAACGAACCCGGCCGCCGGCGACAACAGCCGTCCGGATCGCCACCGACAGTTCCGCCCGTCCGTCCATCGAGATCCAGCCGATGCTGCCCATGCAAGGTCCGCGCCGCCGCTGCTCCTCGGCCATGGCGACTTCCATCGCATGGATCTTCGGCGCTCCGGAAATGGACGCAGGGGGAAACGATGCCCGCAGCAGCCCGCCGATCCCCCCACGCAGCAACCCGCTCACCGTGGACACCGTATGCGTCAACGTTGGCAGCCGCATCAGTTCGGCATGCGCCTCGACCACAACCGACCCCGGCTCGCAAACCCGGGCCAAGTCATTCCGCACGACATCGACAATCATGGCCAGTTCCGCCCGATCCTTGACGCTATCCGTCAGTTCCGCCTCCATCCGTACGTTCTCTTCCGGGGTAGCCCCCCGGGGCCGCGTCCCTTTGATGGGCGAGGAACTCACCCGGCCGCCCTCCACCCGCAGATACAACTCCGGACTATTCGACAGCACGGCTCGTCCAGCCCCCAGAGGAACATATGCGCCAAACCGGGCAGGATTAACCTCGCGCAACCGCCGGTACAGCGGCCAAACCGCCACATCCGCCAGTGGAGCCTCCAACCGCCGGCACAGATTGGTCTGGAACAACTCACCAGCGTAGATGCGGTCCACCGTCCGCCGCACCGCGTCCTCGAATCCCGCTGCGCCAGGCAAGCTGGTAACCGGCCCGCTGGAGAGCGGCCCTGCGGGAGCTTCCCCAGCCTTCGACGGAGGCTCGACCACATTCCGAGCCCGCCAGGCCTCCGTGCTCACGTAGGTCCACTCACCCGCCTCGTGGCGCCAATGCGCATCGTAGAGGGCCAGGTGCAAGTCGGGAACCCGGTCCGGATCTGGGGGCAGGGCAGGCAACCGCTCCAGTTCCGCCGCCAGGTCGTACCCAAGGTAGCCAACGAGAAGCGCGCCGCCGGGGCCGGCCCATGCCTCGAGCGCCGCCTCCAGGACATCAAACCCGCCCGCCTCAACTCGAATGACGCCGCCCGCGCCGCGCGCCGTCAGCTCGCCGTTCTTCACTTCCAGCGTGACGAGCGGATCAGTGAACAACCGGCTCGCCGCCCCAGCGCAATCCAGCCACAGGAAACCCGGCTCCCCCCGCAGTGCCTCGGCGACAAGTAAAGAATCGACGTTCGAACCCAATTTCACGGCGCGGGTTTCCGCTTCAGCCGGGGCCGGCAGCACTCCCCTTAGCCGCTCCACCAAAGCCCGTCCGGCCCCGTCGTCCGGCCGCCCCCACCACGTCATTGCAGGAACGCCTGGAACAACTTAGGCCCCTCCGGAGTGAGGAACGACTCGGGGTGAAACAGCACCCCTTCCGTCCGGCCACCGGGCATCCGGCAGCCCATCACGGTCCCATCCTCCAGCCAGGCCGAAACTTCCAGCTCCACCGGGAGGGATCCCGGTTCCACATGCAGCGAGTGGTAGCGCGCCGCCTCGAACGGATTCGGCAACCCGGCAAACAGCCCCCGGCCGTCATGGAAGACCGGCGACGCCTGCCCGTGCACCGGATGCCCGGAAGGCACCACCCGCGCACCGGCCACCGCCGCGATCACCTGCATGCCCAGACAGACCCCCAGGATGGGGATCCGCCCGGAGAACGCCCGCACCACCTCGGGGCAGATCCCCGCCTTGCTGGGTCCGAACGGACCAGGCGACAGCACGATCCGTTCCGGCGCAAGCTCCGCCACCTCGGCCAGCGTCACCGCGTCCGACCGCCAAACTGTGCACTCCGCCCCAAGCCCGGCGAAGGCATGCACCAGGTTCCAGGTGAACGAATCGTGATTGTCCAGCACCAGCACGCGCATGAGGTATCTTGCGTCCTCTTTATTATCCCAAGCCCCTGCCCATCGCATTCTGCTGGCGCGGCATCGTAGACTTAAGGAGGCGAAGGTACGAAATCAAGTGGCGAACCCTGAACATCTCTACATCCTGCAGCAGGGCGTGCCCGGCTGGAACAATTGGCGCTCGCGCAACCCCGAAGACCGGCCCGATTTCTCCGGAGCCGATCTCGTCGGCAAAGACTTGAGCGGAGCGGACTTAAGCCGTGGCAACTTCCAGGGCGCCGACCTCACCGGTGCCAACCTCACCGGCTGCGACCTGCGTGTCGCCAACCTCACGGCGGCCCGCCTGCCGGCCGCGATTCTCATCCGCGCCAATCTGGGCCTGGCCGACCTGATCGACGCCGACCTCCGCGCCGCGAACCTTACCTCCGCGTGCCTGAACGGCGCAAACCTCCGGCGTGCGGACCTCTCCGAATCAACACTGTTCGAAACGGATCTCTCCCGCGCCCGCCTCATCGACACCAGGCTGAGCAAGGCCGACCTGAAGCGCGCGGATCTGCGCGGCGCCGTCCTCGTCTAGGCTCCTACCGCACGGGCGGATCGTCGTCGTCAGTCATGCTGCGAGGATCGGCCTGCAGATGGTCAGCCGAATCCTGCATATTCTCCATCCTGTCCACACACTCCGGACAGGAATGCAGATGTTGTTCTATCCACACGAGTTCCGCATCGTAGTGGATCAAGCCGGTCACGTATCGTTCCAGGTCGTTATCGGACAAATGGGTAGTTTCCATGGTTGTTCACACTCTCAGGAACAGCTTGCGCCGGTACATCCAAAACAGAATCAGCCAGAACGCGAGCAGCAGGGCCGAACCCTCCACCAGTGGCGTCAACCCGTCACCCAGGAACCGGAACGCGTTCGGGCCCAGGTGGGTCCGGAAGGACGTGGCAATGAAATCGGGAAACAGGTGCGCGATCAGGTATGCCGCAATCGAGTTCATCCCGATCACCAGCAGGGGGAATGCCCACTTCTTATAGCCCTTGGTCTCGATGGGCCAACAGAAACCCGCCAGCATCAGGAAGCAAACGCCGCCGCTGAATAGTGTCCACGCCGGAGTCCAGATCCGCTTCACAATCGGGCAGATCCCGGCGAAGTGCAGCAGCAGGCCGCCTGCGATCAGGGCCGCCCCCGCAATGAGGAACTTGCGGTACGGAATCGCCGGAGACTCGGCCCGCAGCCAGCGGCCGGCAATCAATCCCAACAGCATCGTGCCCAGCGTCGGAATGAAGCTCAGCGTGAGGTAGCCGCCGTTGTTGGCAATGAACGGCTTCACCCGCGGGAACAGGTTTAGGAACCACTGGTCGAAGGCGCTGCCCAGATTGCTGTTCTTGTTCCAATGCGCCATCAGGCCGGAGTAATGATGGCTCCAGTCGGCCGGTACGCCGACAGCCTGATAGTCGAATCCGGCTGGCGGCAGCGGATACAGTGCCCAGGCCAGCCAGTAGCCGCCCAGAATCGCACCCAGCGCGCCCCATTGCCATTTGGCGTTGCGGAACCCCAACAAGAATAGGAGGGGGTACCCCAGGCCAATCTGGGTCAATGTGTCTTCAAAGGTGAAGTTTGTGATCTGCGAGTGGGTCGATCGCAGGAAGATCCCCAGCGCCGCCAGCAGGAACGCGCGCCACACCGCGTGCGCGAACATCTTGGGGAACGTGCCGCCCTTGGCGAGCCGCGCCGCGATCGAATACGGCAGCGCCACGCCCACCAGGAACGAGAACGACGGCTGGATCATGTCGTGCAGCGAGCAGCCGGCCCACGGCACATGGTTCTGGTGGAACGCCAGGACGCTCCAGAACCAACTATCCGGAAACGCGCGGTAGACCGCGCCGAACCGCAATACTTCGGCCATCATCAGCAACATCACAAAGCCGCGGTAGGCGTCCACGGCGATGTTTCTCGCCACCGGCACGGCGGCTGGACGATTGAGGGAGCCCGCCGCCGGCGCGGGCATTGTTTCGACGGTGCTCAATGAACGAGAGTTTTCCATTCCGGTCGCGCCCTCCTGCCTGTTGCCAAGTCACTCAACAGTCTAAGGGATCCGCACACCGCCGTCACACCCCTGTTGCCCCATCTTGGGATGGCGTAGGATGCACCGATTCCTCTGGCGGCCTTCTGGGACTTCTATATAATCAGAGTTTACGAGGTACTTATCATGAATCATCCCAGCGTAGACCTACTCAATAAAGCGGTGGCCGACGAACTCCAGGCCGTTCACCAGTACATGTACTTCCATTTTCACCTCGACGACCAGGGCTTCGGCCCCCTGGCCAAGCTCTTCAAGAAAACAGCCATCGTCGAAATGGGCCACATCGAGACCCTGGCGGAGCGCATCCTCTTTCTGAAAAGCGATGTGAACATGTCCACCTCCGGTCCGATCGCCGCCATCCAGGACCCCGCTGAGATCCTCGCCAAGGCGATCGCCATGGAGCGGCAAAGCGCCGCCGACTACAACCAGGCCGCCCAGCAGTGCGGCGCCAACGCAGACGCGGCCACCAAACAGTTGTTCGAAGCCCTAGTCGGTGACGAAGAGTCGCACCAGGACGCCTTCGAAAAGCAGCTCGATAACATCAAGCGCTTTGGCCTCAGCTACCTGGCGCTGCAGTCCTTCGGCGCCGGGGCCGAGGCCCCAGCCGAGTCGAAGTAAACTTCCAACTGGCTCCGGGGTCTTCCCGCAGGCCCCGGAGCCTCCACCCCTCAACGGTCTTCCTCTCCTGTCCTGTTCCATCTATTACCTGTTCCAGGTAATCCACACGGAAACCTTAACTAACCGCGGAGTGTCTAAACCCGTGCGGTAGAATCAAAATAAGCATCTCTATGGTCGATTCCTTACTGGCGAAGATCTTCGGCACCAAGCACGAGCGCGAGATCAAAAAAATCAAGCCGCTTGTCCTCGCGATCAACGATCGCGAGGCCTCCGTGCAGACGCTCACCGACGCACAACTCGCCGCAAAAACCGCGGAGTTCCGGCAGCAGCTTGCTTCCGGCGCTACCCTTGACGACATCCTGGTGGACGCCTTTGCCGTGGTCCGCGAAGCCGGCCGCCGCATCCTCAACATGCGGCACTTCGACTCGCAGTTGATCGGCGGTATCGTCCTTCACAACGGCAAGATTGCAGAAATGAAGACCGGCGAAGGAAAAACGCTGGTCGCCACGCTACCGGTCTACCTCAACGCCCTCGCCAGCGAAGGTGTCCACGTCGTCACGGTCAACGACTACCTGGCCCGCCGCGACTCCGAATGGATGGGGCGTCTTTACAAGTTTCTGGGGCTCTCCGTTGGCCTCATTGTCCATGGTCTTGACGATGATGAACGCCGGGCCGCCTACCACTGCGACATCACCTACGGCACCAACAACGAGTACGGTTTCGATTACCTCCGCGACAATATGAAGTTCCGCCTGGACGATTGCGTCCAACGCGGCCACCACTTCGCCATCGTCGATGAAGTCGACTCCATCCTCATTGACGAAGCGCGTACCCCGCTCATCATCTCCGGTCCGTCTGAAGAGTCCACCGACAAGTACTTCAAGGTCAACGGCATCATCCCCAAGCTCATCCGCGGCGAGGTGATCGAAGGCCGCGAGCCCGGCGAAAAGTACACCACCGGCGATTACACCGTCGACGAACGCCACCGCAGTGTGGCCCTGACGGAAGAGGGCGTCAGCAAGGTCGAGCGCCTGCTCAACGTCGTCAATCTGTACGATCCCGAGAACCTCGAGCTCAACCACCACGTCCAGCAGGGCCTGCGCGCCCACGTGCTCTATCAGCTCGACCGTGACTACATCATCAAGGATGGTGAAGTCATCATCGTCGATGAGTTCACTGGCCGCCTGATGCCGGGACGCCGCTGGTCCGATGGCCTCCACCAGGCCGTCGAAGCCAAGGAAGGCGTCAAGATTGAGCGCGAGAACCAGACCCTCGCCACCGTCACCTTCCAGAACTACTTCCGCATGTATAAGAAGCTGTCCGGCATGACCGGTACGGCCGACACGGAAGCCGCCGAATTCGGCAAGATCTACAACCTCGACGTCACCCTGATCCCCACCAACGCGCCCATGGTGCGCAAGGATCTCAATGACATCGTATACCGCACCGAAGACGAGAAGTGGCGCAACGCCGCCAAGGAAATCGCGGAACGCAGCAAGACCGGGCAACCTGTACTGGTTGGTACGATCTCCGTCGAAAAGTCGGAGAAGCTGGGCGGCATCCTCAAGCGCATGGGCGTCCGGCACGAAGTGCTGAACGCCAAAAACCATGAGCGCGAGGCGTACATCATCGCCCAGGCCGGCCGCTATGGCGGCGTCACCGTCTCCACCAACATGGCCGGCCGCGGTACCGACATTCTGCTCGGCGGCAATCCGGAATTCCTGGCACAGGAAGACTCGCTCAAGCTGAAGCTGGTCGAGTCGATCCGTCCGGACGAAGCTCCGCTGGTCGCCGACAATCAGTTCTACTACTTCCAGCGCGGCGACATGCACTACCGCGTGCCGCTGGCCCGCTACCAGGAGATCTACTCCAAGTACAAGGAGCAGTGCTCGGCCGAGCATAAGAAGGTGGTCGAGGCCGGCGGACTCTGCATCGTCGGTACGGAACGCCACGAATCCCGCCGTATCGACAACCAGTTACGCGGCCGCGCCGGCCGCCAGGGCGACCCCGGTTCGTCCCGCTTCTTCCTCTCCCTCCAGGACGACCTGCTGCGCGTCTTCGGCGGGGATCGCATTCAGGGCCTCATGCTCCGCCTGGGCATGGAAGAAGATGTGCCGATCGAGTCCAAACTCATCACCAAGCGCATCGCCGCAGCCCAGAAGACCGTCGAAGCCCAGAACTTCGCCTCCCGTAAGCACGTCAAAGAGTACGACGACGTAATGGATAAGCAGCGCAAGGCTGTTTACGGCCTGCGGCGCCAGTTGCTCGAAGGCGCGGACATGAAGGAGAAGATCTTCGAGATCGTCGACGGCATTCTCGCCACCTTCATCGAAACGCGTTGTTCCGAAGGCTCGGACCCCTACAAGTGGGATCTCACCGGCCTCGCCACCGACATCAATTCGCAGTTTGGCCTGCGCTTCACGCCGTCCGAAGTCGCCTCAATGACCCGCATCCAGATGGAAGAGCACATCCTGGAGCGGCTGAAGAAGCGCTACGACGAGAAGGAAGAAGTGGTGGGGCCCGAAGTCATGCGCGAGACCGAGCGCATGATCTGGCTCTCCGTCATCGACCAGCAGTGGAAAGACCACCTGCTCTCGATGGACCACCTGAAGGAAGGCATCGGCATGCGGGCCTACGGTCAGAAAGACCCGCTGATCGAGTACAAGAAGGAAGGCTTCGGCATCTTCCAGGAGATGATGGACCGCATCGAGGACGAAACTATCCGGTTTCTGTACTTCCTGCAGCCCGTTGTCGGAGAACGTCCGGATGTGCCCATGCCGCAGGACTCCTGGCCGGATGAGGACGACGAGGAGAGCAACGAGAGGGATGCGCAGGCGGCGCAGGCTGCCCAGTCTGAAGCGGATCGCAAGGAGGCCCAGGCCTCGTTCGTGGATCTGACGAGGAACATCCAGAAGAAGAAAGAGCGGGAGATGGAGATGCTCCAATTTACCGCGGGCGCAGCCGAACCCAACCCGGCGGCCCAGGTAATCAAGGGCGATAAAGTCGGCCGGAACGATCCCTGCCCCTGCGGCAGCGGCAAGAAATATAAGAAATGCCACGGGTCCTGATCCACACTCTCACCAAATCGATTCAGACGGCGGCGGCCATGCTCT encodes the following:
- a CDS encoding pentapeptide repeat-containing protein yields the protein MANPEHLYILQQGVPGWNNWRSRNPEDRPDFSGADLVGKDLSGADLSRGNFQGADLTGANLTGCDLRVANLTAARLPAAILIRANLGLADLIDADLRAANLTSACLNGANLRRADLSESTLFETDLSRARLIDTRLSKADLKRADLRGAVLV
- a CDS encoding anti-sigma factor, whose protein sequence is METTHLSDNDLERYVTGLIHYDAELVWIEQHLHSCPECVDRMENMQDSADHLQADPRSMTDDDDPPVR
- a CDS encoding bacterioferritin — encoded protein: MNHPSVDLLNKAVADELQAVHQYMYFHFHLDDQGFGPLAKLFKKTAIVEMGHIETLAERILFLKSDVNMSTSGPIAAIQDPAEILAKAIAMERQSAADYNQAAQQCGANADAATKQLFEALVGDEESHQDAFEKQLDNIKRFGLSYLALQSFGAGAEAPAESK
- the secA gene encoding preprotein translocase subunit SecA; amino-acid sequence: MVDSLLAKIFGTKHEREIKKIKPLVLAINDREASVQTLTDAQLAAKTAEFRQQLASGATLDDILVDAFAVVREAGRRILNMRHFDSQLIGGIVLHNGKIAEMKTGEGKTLVATLPVYLNALASEGVHVVTVNDYLARRDSEWMGRLYKFLGLSVGLIVHGLDDDERRAAYHCDITYGTNNEYGFDYLRDNMKFRLDDCVQRGHHFAIVDEVDSILIDEARTPLIISGPSEESTDKYFKVNGIIPKLIRGEVIEGREPGEKYTTGDYTVDERHRSVALTEEGVSKVERLLNVVNLYDPENLELNHHVQQGLRAHVLYQLDRDYIIKDGEVIIVDEFTGRLMPGRRWSDGLHQAVEAKEGVKIERENQTLATVTFQNYFRMYKKLSGMTGTADTEAAEFGKIYNLDVTLIPTNAPMVRKDLNDIVYRTEDEKWRNAAKEIAERSKTGQPVLVGTISVEKSEKLGGILKRMGVRHEVLNAKNHEREAYIIAQAGRYGGVTVSTNMAGRGTDILLGGNPEFLAQEDSLKLKLVESIRPDEAPLVADNQFYYFQRGDMHYRVPLARYQEIYSKYKEQCSAEHKKVVEAGGLCIVGTERHESRRIDNQLRGRAGRQGDPGSSRFFLSLQDDLLRVFGGDRIQGLMLRLGMEEDVPIESKLITKRIAAAQKTVEAQNFASRKHVKEYDDVMDKQRKAVYGLRRQLLEGADMKEKIFEIVDGILATFIETRCSEGSDPYKWDLTGLATDINSQFGLRFTPSEVASMTRIQMEEHILERLKKRYDEKEEVVGPEVMRETERMIWLSVIDQQWKDHLLSMDHLKEGIGMRAYGQKDPLIEYKKEGFGIFQEMMDRIEDETIRFLYFLQPVVGERPDVPMPQDSWPDEDDEESNERDAQAAQAAQSEADRKEAQASFVDLTRNIQKKKEREMEMLQFTAGAAEPNPAAQVIKGDKVGRNDPCPCGSGKKYKKCHGS
- a CDS encoding acyltransferase family protein, whose protein sequence is MPAPAAGSLNRPAAVPVARNIAVDAYRGFVMLLMMAEVLRFGAVYRAFPDSWFWSVLAFHQNHVPWAGCSLHDMIQPSFSFLVGVALPYSIAARLAKGGTFPKMFAHAVWRAFLLAALGIFLRSTHSQITNFTFEDTLTQIGLGYPLLFLLGFRNAKWQWGALGAILGGYWLAWALYPLPPAGFDYQAVGVPADWSHHYSGLMAHWNKNSNLGSAFDQWFLNLFPRVKPFIANNGGYLTLSFIPTLGTMLLGLIAGRWLRAESPAIPYRKFLIAGAALIAGGLLLHFAGICPIVKRIWTPAWTLFSGGVCFLMLAGFCWPIETKGYKKWAFPLLVIGMNSIAAYLIAHLFPDFIATSFRTHLGPNAFRFLGDGLTPLVEGSALLLAFWLILFWMYRRKLFLRV